In Cytobacillus oceanisediminis, the following proteins share a genomic window:
- a CDS encoding biotin transporter BioY, with protein sequence MKVKEMTYVALFAAVMGALGLVPPIMLSFTPVPITLQTLGVLLAGGILGARLGGISMAVFLLMVAAGAPLLSGGRGGIGVFFGPSAGYLIAYPLTAFFIGYLLSRFKTLKLKNILLINLTAGIFLIYLFGIPVQAFMMNIPLTDAIKLSLVYIPGDVLKATLASFLVYRLLKHPIINKQFSKSLETL encoded by the coding sequence ATGAAAGTTAAAGAGATGACATACGTGGCATTATTTGCGGCTGTGATGGGAGCACTCGGTCTTGTTCCTCCTATCATGCTATCATTTACACCCGTTCCGATTACCTTGCAGACACTTGGAGTCCTTTTGGCCGGCGGTATTCTGGGCGCAAGGCTTGGCGGAATCAGCATGGCAGTCTTTTTACTCATGGTTGCTGCCGGTGCACCATTATTATCGGGAGGCCGCGGCGGCATTGGTGTTTTCTTCGGGCCAAGTGCAGGGTATTTGATTGCCTATCCGCTTACAGCATTTTTTATAGGCTATTTACTCTCACGCTTCAAGACGTTAAAATTAAAGAATATCTTACTCATAAACCTGACTGCTGGAATATTCCTAATCTACCTATTCGGCATTCCTGTACAGGCATTTATGATGAACATTCCTTTGACTGATGCGATCAAATTAAGCCTTGTTTATATCCCTGGAGATGTGTTAAAAGCGACTCTCGCCTCATTCCTGGTATACAGGCTGCTTAAGCATCCGATAATCAATAAGCAATTTTCTAAATCTCTGGAGACACTTTAA
- a CDS encoding AMP-binding protein: MTNITSNIKKLAEESPKKAAIITKNQTLNYKEWSTLLCKTANWFDSVSLSNKIVGFLLPNGIPFLQLFTGASMAGWTAVPYDLKWKADELKKRIEISPPSVVITVKEYYDQIARLHPFVLIWEDAFENIVGQSPTYYIDSESNLPFYMGFTSGTTGSPKAFIRSHKSWAASFNINYHDFKMNEKENVLIPGALIHSHFLYGAVSTLCTGGTVHLLDKFSAAQALLCIEERPITAIYTVPTMVSAILKEKRIIEKPIKIISSGAKWDETSKLEISKVFPSLSMIEFYGASELSYVTFLADEQKSGSVGKPCHGVEIEIRGTSGEHLAPYEIGKIYVRSDLIFDGYLLNDTIHSIKDKNGWATVDDMGYVDDEGYLYISGREKNMILYGAINIFPEEIEKVIILHPAVEEAAVIGMEDPYWGQIAVAIIKGKTDALELKRLCKNHLASYKVPRKWIFIEEMPYTAGGKIARAQLKESIERKVISH; encoded by the coding sequence TTGACCAATATAACATCCAATATAAAAAAACTCGCCGAAGAATCTCCGAAGAAAGCAGCAATCATTACGAAAAACCAAACTTTAAACTATAAAGAGTGGAGCACTCTGCTATGCAAAACGGCTAATTGGTTTGACTCCGTTTCTTTGTCCAATAAAATTGTCGGATTCCTTCTGCCAAATGGGATTCCCTTTCTGCAATTATTCACAGGTGCCTCCATGGCTGGATGGACAGCTGTTCCTTATGACTTAAAATGGAAAGCCGATGAACTTAAAAAGAGGATCGAGATATCCCCCCCTTCTGTTGTGATTACAGTTAAAGAATACTATGACCAAATTGCCCGCTTGCACCCTTTCGTCCTCATATGGGAGGATGCTTTTGAGAATATCGTCGGACAAAGCCCTACATATTACATCGATTCAGAAAGTAACCTTCCATTTTATATGGGATTTACTTCCGGTACGACCGGAAGCCCTAAAGCGTTTATCCGCTCCCATAAATCCTGGGCGGCTAGCTTCAATATTAACTATCATGATTTTAAAATGAATGAGAAGGAAAACGTCCTGATTCCAGGTGCACTTATCCACTCTCATTTTTTGTATGGTGCTGTCAGTACGCTATGTACGGGCGGAACAGTTCACCTGCTCGATAAATTCAGTGCAGCCCAGGCCCTCTTATGTATTGAGGAGCGGCCAATCACCGCAATTTATACGGTTCCGACGATGGTGTCAGCTATTTTAAAAGAAAAAAGAATCATAGAGAAGCCAATCAAAATTATTTCTTCAGGTGCAAAATGGGACGAAACTTCAAAACTAGAAATCAGCAAAGTATTTCCAAGCCTTTCCATGATCGAATTTTATGGAGCCAGTGAATTAAGTTATGTAACGTTTCTTGCAGATGAGCAGAAATCAGGATCAGTCGGCAAGCCATGCCATGGTGTTGAAATCGAAATCAGAGGAACAAGCGGAGAACATCTGGCTCCCTATGAAATTGGTAAAATATACGTCAGGAGCGACCTCATTTTCGATGGTTACCTATTAAATGACACAATACATTCCATAAAGGATAAAAATGGATGGGCAACCGTCGATGATATGGGCTATGTTGATGATGAAGGATATTTATACATCAGCGGGCGGGAAAAGAACATGATTTTATATGGCGCCATTAATATCTTCCCTGAAGAAATTGAAAAAGTGATTATCCTGCATCCTGCTGTCGAGGAGGCTGCTGTGATTGGGATGGAGGATCCATATTGGGGCCAAATAGCAGTAGCGATTATTAAAGGCAAAACGGATGCCCTTGAGTTAAAACGCCTTTGCAAAAATCATCTAGCCTCCTACAAAGTACCGCGCAAATGGATCTTCATTGAAGAAATGCCCTACACAGCCGGCGGAAAAATTGCCCGTGCCCAGCTGAAGGAATCCATCGAAAGAAAGGTGATTAGCCATTAA
- a CDS encoding acetyl-CoA C-acyltransferase: MKKAVIVQAKRTPIGKVNGMLKDYEPHELAAPLLNYLAEGLEEKIDDVILGNVVGPGGNVARLSALEAGLPLSVPGLTLDRQCSAGLEAIRLACYYIQGGAGTCYIAGGTESASTSPFSKRARFSPDKIGDPDMGAAAENVAEKYNISRESQDTYAQLSYERSWKAFEKGLLADEMIPIGSHLHDEEFFRKRKMDTLLKRAKPIFKRDGTVTAANSCGIHDGASAVLVMEEETAIKNGYRPILRFADSAAAGVHPNYPGSAPVPAIQAILERNYLTIDDIDLIEINEAFASKIAACANELSIPYEKLNVNGGALTIGHPYGASGAVMVTKLFYDVQRRPPSKYVLAAIGSGGGVGVAVLFEGV, translated from the coding sequence ATTAAGAAAGCAGTGATTGTACAGGCAAAAAGAACACCTATTGGAAAAGTAAATGGCATGCTTAAGGACTATGAGCCTCATGAACTTGCTGCCCCGCTTCTGAATTATCTGGCTGAAGGTTTAGAAGAAAAAATTGATGACGTCATTTTGGGAAATGTCGTGGGACCTGGCGGGAATGTAGCCCGCTTGTCAGCATTGGAAGCAGGACTCCCTCTGTCTGTTCCGGGCTTAACCCTGGACAGGCAATGCAGTGCCGGTCTTGAAGCCATTCGATTGGCATGCTATTACATCCAGGGAGGTGCCGGGACTTGTTATATAGCGGGTGGTACGGAAAGTGCCAGCACCTCACCCTTTTCCAAAAGGGCCCGCTTCTCCCCGGACAAAATCGGAGACCCCGATATGGGTGCAGCAGCGGAAAATGTAGCCGAGAAATACAACATATCACGGGAAAGTCAGGATACATATGCACAATTGAGCTATGAACGGAGCTGGAAAGCTTTTGAAAAGGGACTGCTGGCAGATGAAATGATCCCAATTGGAAGCCATCTGCATGATGAAGAGTTTTTTAGAAAAAGAAAAATGGATACCCTTCTAAAACGTGCAAAGCCTATATTTAAAAGGGATGGCACTGTAACAGCAGCTAATAGCTGCGGCATCCATGACGGGGCATCTGCTGTGCTGGTGATGGAGGAAGAAACAGCAATTAAAAATGGATACAGGCCAATTCTGCGTTTTGCCGATAGTGCAGCAGCTGGTGTACACCCCAACTATCCGGGATCTGCGCCTGTCCCAGCAATACAAGCAATCCTGGAAAGAAATTATTTAACGATTGACGATATTGATTTAATAGAAATTAATGAAGCATTCGCTTCAAAAATTGCAGCATGCGCCAATGAGCTTTCAATTCCATATGAAAAACTGAATGTTAATGGAGGTGCTCTAACAATTGGCCACCCTTACGGAGCTTCAGGTGCTGTGATGGTTACAAAATTATTTTATGATGTCCAGAGAAGACCTCCTTCCAAATATGTATTAGCTGCCATTGGAAGCGGAGGAGGCGTAGGAGTAGCCGTTTTGTTTGAAGGGGTATAA
- a CDS encoding DUF6944 family repetitive protein yields MYLEGDDLLTIGAYLLVAGTFISAIGETMKPDENNFSKKLIRDGNGVQAVGNSLQGFGRISIAEGNEEAANLYGIIGSFTQAGGNSINTAANNIEIQNPSVSVSGFNSLGSTIQSMGAALEAAGVENGENNMLSNLETLGYSLISVSAILDAIGILIEDEKSIQKRLLLAAGGWLEFIGASLGAYVIIQAAEETV; encoded by the coding sequence ATGTATCTAGAAGGAGATGATCTATTAACTATCGGAGCTTATTTGTTGGTAGCGGGCACTTTTATTTCTGCGATTGGTGAAACCATGAAGCCAGATGAAAACAATTTCAGCAAAAAATTAATACGGGACGGAAACGGAGTCCAGGCGGTTGGCAATAGCCTGCAGGGGTTTGGAAGGATAAGCATAGCTGAAGGAAATGAAGAAGCAGCTAATTTATATGGAATTATCGGAAGCTTTACGCAGGCAGGCGGCAATTCCATCAACACTGCTGCAAACAATATCGAAATTCAAAATCCATCAGTTTCTGTGTCAGGCTTTAATTCTCTGGGCAGTACCATTCAATCCATGGGTGCAGCATTGGAAGCTGCGGGAGTTGAAAACGGGGAAAACAATATGCTCAGCAATCTCGAGACACTGGGCTACTCATTAATTTCCGTATCGGCTATCCTCGACGCTATAGGAATTCTTATAGAAGATGAAAAGAGCATACAAAAAAGACTGCTTCTGGCAGCAGGGGGATGGCTGGAATTCATTGGTGCATCTCTTGGCGCTTATGTAATAATCCAGGCAGCTGAGGAAACTGTATGA
- a CDS encoding DUF6944 family repetitive protein, with amino-acid sequence MDNQLKEIVGATLAAIGTIISAVSTIPVKSEKMEKLFDGLDIVGNSLQGTGNALQADGQSGPSLEKVGNEIQAIGNSTVIAGLTLDLEDENEEKLVIAGNWIQALGGATALGDEFEDPTAAGQLFNINGNLLQSIGNSLQAIGGTTNLREKERGESGESANNIIAIGSWIQAVGSVLSLIGELQEKNQEISSESSEEKNNEPDSKSSVWLNNELL; translated from the coding sequence ATGGACAATCAACTAAAAGAGATCGTCGGAGCCACTTTAGCTGCGATAGGAACGATCATTTCAGCTGTCTCAACCATACCCGTAAAGTCAGAAAAAATGGAAAAACTCTTTGATGGCCTTGATATCGTGGGAAACAGCCTACAAGGAACAGGTAACGCTCTTCAGGCGGATGGGCAGAGCGGACCATCACTTGAAAAGGTCGGCAATGAGATACAGGCAATCGGAAACAGTACTGTCATTGCCGGGTTAACTTTAGACTTAGAGGATGAAAATGAAGAGAAATTAGTGATCGCAGGAAACTGGATTCAGGCTCTAGGCGGAGCGACAGCTCTTGGAGATGAATTTGAAGATCCCACTGCAGCCGGTCAGCTTTTTAATATTAATGGCAATCTGCTTCAATCGATTGGCAATTCCCTTCAGGCAATCGGCGGTACGACAAATCTTAGAGAAAAAGAGAGGGGAGAATCGGGAGAAAGCGCAAATAATATTATTGCCATTGGAAGCTGGATTCAGGCAGTCGGTTCTGTCTTATCCCTAATTGGCGAGCTTCAGGAGAAGAATCAGGAGATTTCTTCTGAGAGCAGTGAAGAAAAAAACAATGAACCTGACTCAAAATCTTCTGTGTGGCTAAATAACGAACTTCTTTAG
- a CDS encoding GNAT family N-acetyltransferase, whose product MIIKSKEYIVKKLNYMIRSAVEEDAKELSEVRVQIDGETENMDREAGEAYIDETGFKELVNKDSISGRNIFLVAEVNGKIAGFSRCEGRELKRSGHKVEFGVCVLKEFWGFTIGKNLLAQSIQWADSNHIKKITLNVLETNEKAIKLYEQNGFEIEGILKMDKQLSDGKYYSTIVMGRINDKTLR is encoded by the coding sequence ATGATAATAAAATCAAAAGAATACATAGTTAAAAAATTGAACTATATGATAAGATCTGCTGTCGAGGAAGATGCAAAGGAACTATCTGAAGTAAGGGTGCAGATTGATGGCGAAACGGAGAACATGGACCGGGAAGCAGGCGAAGCATACATAGATGAAACAGGTTTTAAGGAGTTAGTTAATAAAGATTCCATTAGCGGCCGGAATATATTTTTGGTTGCTGAAGTGAATGGGAAAATTGCTGGCTTCTCCAGATGTGAAGGCAGAGAACTGAAAAGAAGCGGTCATAAAGTGGAATTTGGAGTATGTGTGCTCAAGGAATTCTGGGGCTTTACTATTGGAAAAAACCTTTTAGCTCAGTCTATTCAATGGGCGGACTCTAATCATATTAAGAAGATTACTTTAAATGTTCTTGAAACAAACGAGAAAGCGATTAAGCTGTATGAGCAAAATGGCTTTGAAATTGAAGGAATATTAAAAATGGATAAGCAGCTGTCTGATGGCAAATATTACAGCACCATCGTAATGGGAAGGATTAATGATAAAACTCTAAGGTGA
- a CDS encoding VOC family protein yields the protein MTVKVIPYLVMDGNANEAIEFYREALEAEVLYKQTFEEGPENPEYPLPEEAKNRIMHATVKVGENELMFSDTFPGQNHRIGNQVTICLSTSDSQKSKKFFEALQQGGQVTMPLQETFFSPAYGSVIDKFGVNFQIYTEGEH from the coding sequence ATGACAGTTAAAGTGATTCCTTATTTAGTGATGGACGGAAATGCGAATGAAGCAATTGAATTTTACAGAGAAGCGTTAGAAGCGGAAGTTCTGTATAAGCAAACATTTGAGGAAGGGCCGGAAAACCCTGAATATCCACTTCCTGAAGAAGCAAAGAACCGCATTATGCATGCAACTGTAAAGGTTGGGGAGAATGAACTCATGTTTAGCGATACATTCCCAGGCCAGAATCATCGAATAGGCAATCAGGTGACCATCTGCCTCTCTACATCAGATTCTCAAAAATCGAAAAAATTTTTTGAAGCACTTCAGCAGGGCGGGCAAGTGACCATGCCTCTTCAGGAAACATTTTTCAGCCCTGCGTATGGCAGCGTAATTGACAAATTCGGAGTGAATTTTCAAATCTATACAGAGGGCGAGCATTGA
- a CDS encoding LysM peptidoglycan-binding domain-containing protein has protein sequence MKKCIFLVFSLALIWQFNWTPVHAENNPRNIYEVKQGDTLTFIAKEYGSTAGDLKQYNGLQSDRLLIGQKLRVPIMYKVAPGDTLWKLAEKFDSAVPIIKAANGLSADGLNAGQKLKIVPKKLAMDGKFVLMTREEFRDWIFNQKFTRKVAKVQQHHTYQPSYKQFNGSNHFALMKGMEEYHVSGMKWSMISQQLTTFPDGKVAVGRPFDIAPEGSFGLQNKEAMHKIEADAIAIENLGNFDDNHMTAEQKETIVTVTALLMLKYGLAPSIDSITYHHWWDINSGERVLDSSHGHAVKTCPGTEFFGGNSTANAKNNFYPLVRKKMQETRGTLH, from the coding sequence ATGAAAAAATGCATTTTTCTAGTCTTCAGTCTTGCATTAATTTGGCAATTCAATTGGACCCCTGTACATGCGGAAAACAATCCCCGAAATATTTATGAGGTAAAGCAGGGGGATACCCTGACATTCATTGCAAAAGAATATGGATCAACAGCAGGGGACTTAAAGCAATATAACGGCTTGCAGTCAGACAGACTTTTAATAGGGCAAAAGCTCCGTGTTCCAATCATGTACAAAGTGGCACCCGGAGATACACTCTGGAAGCTGGCGGAAAAATTTGATTCAGCCGTGCCGATTATTAAAGCAGCTAACGGGCTTTCTGCCGACGGTTTGAATGCAGGGCAAAAATTAAAAATTGTTCCTAAGAAATTAGCCATGGATGGAAAGTTCGTCCTCATGACGAGAGAGGAATTCCGGGATTGGATTTTCAATCAGAAATTTACGAGAAAGGTGGCAAAAGTTCAGCAGCATCACACCTATCAGCCATCTTACAAACAGTTCAATGGCTCAAACCATTTTGCTTTAATGAAGGGAATGGAGGAGTATCATGTAAGCGGCATGAAGTGGAGCATGATCAGTCAGCAATTGACCACTTTCCCGGATGGAAAGGTGGCTGTGGGGAGGCCGTTCGATATAGCACCGGAAGGATCATTTGGACTGCAGAATAAAGAAGCTATGCACAAGATTGAAGCGGATGCGATAGCAATTGAAAATCTCGGGAATTTTGACGATAATCATATGACTGCTGAACAAAAAGAAACGATTGTGACAGTCACAGCTCTTCTGATGCTGAAATATGGCCTGGCGCCATCCATTGACAGCATCACCTATCACCATTGGTGGGATATTAACTCCGGTGAACGGGTGTTGGATAGCAGTCATGGACATGCAGTGAAAACCTGTCCCGGCACTGAATTTTTTGGGGGGAATTCTACTGCAAACGCTAAGAATAACTTTTATCCCCTAGTTCGGAAAAAAATGCAGGAAACCAGAGGAACTTTGCACTAA
- a CDS encoding LLM class flavin-dependent oxidoreductase, whose amino-acid sequence MTNIQIPVSVLNLAPIREGKESRQAIEDLVDLAQATEEMGYKRYWIAEHHNTPTLVSSATAILIKHALEHTKTIRIGSGGIMLPNHAPLVVAEQFGTMATIYPDRVDLGLGRAPGTDMMTANALRRSKNDSVYTFPDDVKQLLTYFGPLEEQSYVKAHPGVETNIPIYILGSSTDSAYLAAELGLPYVFASHFAPRWMEDAIRIYRANFKPSKYLDKPYMMVCLNVIAAETDEEAEFLSTTMKQFFLNVVRGTSMKLSPPVEDLDSIWNPMEKEAAEGMSSVTFMGSKETVKGQLEQFQDMYNVDEIMAVSYIYDEEKQRRSYEIFKEITDGK is encoded by the coding sequence GAGGATCTTGTTGATCTGGCTCAGGCAACAGAGGAGATGGGCTACAAACGCTATTGGATAGCGGAGCATCATAATACTCCAACACTGGTCAGTTCTGCCACTGCTATTTTAATAAAACATGCATTGGAACATACAAAAACCATTCGCATTGGCTCCGGCGGAATTATGCTGCCGAACCATGCACCATTAGTTGTTGCCGAGCAATTCGGAACGATGGCGACCATTTATCCGGATCGCGTCGATCTTGGTCTCGGTAGGGCACCTGGTACGGATATGATGACGGCTAATGCGCTTCGCCGCTCGAAAAATGATTCTGTTTACACATTCCCAGACGATGTTAAGCAGTTGCTGACATACTTTGGTCCATTAGAGGAGCAAAGCTATGTAAAAGCACACCCGGGAGTGGAAACTAACATTCCGATTTATATTCTTGGTTCTTCGACAGATTCTGCCTATTTGGCTGCAGAGCTTGGGCTTCCATATGTATTTGCCTCACACTTTGCGCCAAGATGGATGGAGGATGCCATCCGGATCTACCGTGCCAACTTTAAGCCTTCGAAGTATCTCGATAAGCCATATATGATGGTTTGCTTAAATGTCATTGCAGCGGAAACGGATGAAGAAGCCGAATTCTTATCTACCACGATGAAGCAGTTCTTCTTGAATGTTGTCAGAGGAACTTCCATGAAATTGAGCCCCCCAGTCGAGGACTTGGATTCGATCTGGAACCCAATGGAGAAGGAAGCGGCAGAGGGGATGTCAAGCGTGACCTTTATGGGCAGCAAAGAAACAGTCAAAGGGCAGCTGGAACAGTTCCAGGATATGTACAATGTCGACGAAATCATGGCGGTATCATATATCTATGATGAAGAAAAACAAAGACGTTCCTATGAAATATTTAAAGAAATTACAGACGGCAAATGA